Below is a window of Myxococcus guangdongensis DNA.
CATGAGCAAGGGCTCCACCGTCGTCTTGGGTGCCGCGGAGGCGCGGTTGCGCGAGGTGATGCTCGCCCTGCCCGACGTCACGGAGGAGTTCCCCTGGGGACACCGCACCGCGAAGGTGCGCGGGAAGATGTTCGCCATCCTCGTGCTCGACGAGGAGGGGTTGCGCGTCACCACCAAGCTGCCCACCTCCAACGAGGCGGCGCTGATGCTCCCGTTCGCCGAGCCCACGGGCTATGGCCTGGGCAAGAGCGGCTGGGTGACGGCGCGCTTCTCCCCCGGACACGAGGTCCCGGTGGAGCTGTTGGCCCTGTGGATTCAGGAGAGCTTCCGCGCCGTGGCGCCCAAGGGCCTGGGCGACGGTGCGTCCGTGGTGAAGAAGTCCACCGCGAGCAAGCCGAAGGCGGTGGGGTCGAAGTCGACGACGTCGGGCGCGAAGCCGAAGTCGACGGGCGCGAAGGTGAAGCCGGCCGCCACGAAGGCGAAGACGGCGCGCGCGAAGGCGAAGACGACGGGCGCGAAGGTGAAGGTGCCCAGTGCGAAGGCGAAGTCGACGGGCGCGAAGCAGAAGCGTCCCGGCAAGAAGAGTGCGGCGGCAGGCAAACCGTCCGCGAGGAAAGTGGCGCCCGGGGTGAAGCGGCCCCGCACGGCGCGACGCGCTACGGCGTCCCGCGCGATGCAAAGCTGATACAACACGACCTCTGTGCGGCACGTCATCTTCCGGGTGGAGAAGGAGCGCTACGGACTGCCATTGTCGGCGGTGCGGGAGGTCGTCGTGCCTCCGGAGCGCTTCA
It encodes the following:
- a CDS encoding MmcQ/YjbR family DNA-binding protein; the encoded protein is MSKGSTVVLGAAEARLREVMLALPDVTEEFPWGHRTAKVRGKMFAILVLDEEGLRVTTKLPTSNEAALMLPFAEPTGYGLGKSGWVTARFSPGHEVPVELLALWIQESFRAVAPKGLGDGASVVKKSTASKPKAVGSKSTTSGAKPKSTGAKVKPAATKAKTARAKAKTTGAKVKVPSAKAKSTGAKQKRPGKKSAAAGKPSARKVAPGVKRPRTARRATASRAMQS